A genomic stretch from Flavobacteriales bacterium includes:
- a CDS encoding DUF2177 family protein: MKLILSYVLTTLVFFAIDLTWLGLVAKKFYWQQLGDLLKENVNWTAAIIFYLIYIVGIFIFSILPAVENDSVKHALFYGALFGFFAYATYDLTNLATLKGFPLKVVFVDILWGIVLTGAVSTAGFYITRWVH; encoded by the coding sequence ATGAAACTGATCCTGAGCTACGTTCTTACCACCCTTGTCTTCTTCGCCATCGACCTCACGTGGCTTGGCCTCGTGGCCAAAAAGTTCTACTGGCAACAACTGGGCGACCTCCTCAAAGAAAACGTCAACTGGACCGCAGCCATCATTTTCTACCTCATTTACATCGTGGGCATTTTCATCTTTTCCATCCTCCCAGCGGTAGAAAATGATTCCGTAAAACACGCCCTCTTTTACGGTGCGCTCTTCGGTTTCTTCGCCTACGCCACCTATGACCTCACCAACCTCGCAACGCTCAAAGGCTTCCCGCTTAAAGTGGTTTTCGTGGACATCCTTTGGGGAATCGTCCTCACGGGAGCCGTCAGCACAGCAGGTTTCTACATCACCCGCTGGGTACACTAA
- a CDS encoding SDR family NAD(P)-dependent oxidoreductase has protein sequence MLQLTKRFPQKRAFITGAGSGLGLCLCRELAADGWTIGMSDINLVSLKEKSEEVAKLGAKTFTYGLDVSDKDAYKQVVDQFLSDVGGIDLLVNNAGVGDGGYVEEYSLENWDWLLSINLHGVIYGNVLFIPQFKKQKSGAIINVASAAAFMSLPRMAAYNVGKAGVRSLSESMDAELNAHGIQVSCVMPTFFKTAVMKNARGNAEEIHMSKMIFATSELTPERVAKYVLKKAGKGRFHIILPADAKFSFFMKRFFPSLLLRIIRLGEKKKDVVRQRLESRYNQANKKGKVDHQHWDQVFKNPS, from the coding sequence ATGCTACAACTCACCAAACGATTTCCGCAAAAACGTGCGTTCATCACAGGCGCAGGCTCAGGCCTTGGCCTCTGTCTTTGCCGCGAACTGGCCGCAGATGGCTGGACCATCGGCATGAGCGACATCAACCTCGTCTCCCTCAAGGAGAAAAGCGAGGAAGTCGCAAAACTGGGCGCCAAAACGTTCACCTACGGATTGGATGTTTCCGACAAGGACGCCTACAAGCAGGTCGTTGACCAGTTCCTTTCTGATGTGGGCGGCATCGACCTTTTGGTGAACAACGCAGGCGTTGGCGATGGTGGCTACGTGGAAGAATACAGCCTCGAAAACTGGGACTGGCTTCTCAGCATCAACCTCCACGGGGTCATTTACGGAAACGTGCTTTTCATTCCGCAGTTCAAGAAGCAGAAAAGCGGAGCCATTATCAATGTAGCAAGTGCCGCTGCATTCATGAGTTTGCCCCGAATGGCCGCATACAATGTGGGCAAGGCAGGGGTTCGTTCCCTTTCAGAATCGATGGATGCCGAACTCAACGCCCACGGAATCCAGGTTTCGTGCGTGATGCCCACCTTCTTCAAAACAGCCGTCATGAAGAACGCCCGCGGAAATGCCGAAGAGATTCACATGAGCAAGATGATCTTCGCAACCTCCGAACTGACTCCCGAACGTGTCGCGAAGTACGTTCTGAAGAAAGCTGGCAAAGGACGATTCCACATCATCCTACCGGCAGATGCCAAGTTCTCGTTCTTCATGAAGCGGTTCTTCCCAAGTCTGTTGCTGCGCATCATCCGTTTGGGCGAGAAGAAAAAAGATGTAGTTCGCCAACGCTTAGAATCCCGCTACAACCAAGCCAACAAAAAAGGCAAGGTCGACCACCAGCATTGGGATCAAGTTTTTAAAAACCCCTCCTGA
- the ychF gene encoding redox-regulated ATPase YchF, which translates to MALQCGIVGLPNVGKSTLFNCLSNAKAQAANFPFCTIEPNVGVITVPDERLEKLEGLVKPERVVPTNIEIVDIAGLVKGASKGEGLGNQFLGNIRETDAIIHVLRCFDDGNVVHVDGSVDPIRDKEVIDTELQLKDLETVDKRMVKVKKQAEIGQKEAKLEYETLTILKTTLEQGKSARAADLNDNQLELAKTFHLLTLKPVLYVCNVDEASVVSGNQYSQKVKAAVADENAEVILISAAAEADIASLDTYEERQEFLQDMGLQEAGVNKLIRSAYKLLNLQTYFTAGVKEVRAWTIRKGMTAPQAAGVIHTDFEKGFIRAETIAYNDFVTLGSEAAVKEAGKMRVEGKEYVVQDGDVMHFRFNV; encoded by the coding sequence ATGGCTTTACAATGCGGTATCGTAGGACTTCCGAATGTTGGGAAATCCACCTTGTTCAATTGCCTTTCCAACGCCAAGGCGCAGGCGGCTAATTTTCCGTTCTGTACGATTGAACCGAATGTGGGTGTGATCACCGTTCCGGATGAGCGTTTGGAGAAATTGGAGGGTTTGGTGAAGCCAGAACGCGTAGTGCCGACCAATATCGAGATTGTTGACATTGCAGGTTTGGTGAAAGGTGCCAGTAAAGGCGAAGGATTGGGAAATCAGTTCTTGGGTAACATTCGCGAGACGGATGCGATCATTCACGTGCTGCGTTGTTTCGATGATGGAAACGTGGTGCACGTGGATGGTTCGGTTGACCCGATACGCGATAAGGAAGTGATCGATACCGAGCTTCAGTTGAAAGACCTTGAAACCGTTGACAAGCGCATGGTGAAGGTGAAGAAGCAGGCAGAGATCGGGCAGAAGGAGGCGAAATTGGAATACGAAACGCTGACCATTTTGAAAACCACTTTGGAGCAAGGGAAATCTGCGCGCGCGGCCGACCTGAATGATAACCAGTTGGAGTTGGCGAAGACGTTTCATCTGCTGACGCTGAAGCCTGTATTATATGTGTGTAATGTGGATGAAGCTTCGGTGGTTTCGGGCAATCAATATTCCCAGAAAGTGAAAGCTGCTGTTGCGGATGAGAACGCGGAAGTGATTCTGATCTCAGCTGCTGCGGAAGCAGACATTGCCAGCTTGGATACCTACGAAGAGCGTCAAGAATTCCTTCAGGATATGGGATTGCAAGAAGCGGGTGTGAACAAACTGATCCGTTCGGCCTATAAGCTTCTCAACCTTCAAACGTATTTCACGGCTGGTGTGAAGGAGGTTCGTGCATGGACCATCCGAAAAGGGATGACCGCTCCGCAAGCCGCAGGTGTTATTCACACAGACTTTGAGAAGGGCTTCATCCGTGCGGAAACCATTGCTTACAACGATTTCGTGACGCTGGGCTCGGAAGCTGCGGTGAAGGAAGCGGGCAAAATGCGTGTAGAAGGCAAGGAATATGTGGTGCAGGATGGAGATGTTATGCACTTTCGGTTCAACGTGTAG
- a CDS encoding transketolase → MPSKEELKRICSQTRRDIVRMVAAPASGHPGGSLGCVEFFVSLYHEIMKPDASNFTMDGKDEDVFFLSNGHISPVWYSVLARYGYFPVKELATFRFLNSRLQGHPTTHEGLPGIRMASGSLGMGLSCGIGAALSKKLNGEDKLVYTLHGDGELQEGQIWEAAMFASAKKVDNIIATVDVNGRQIDGDTDDVIALGDLKAKFEAFGWKVFSCDGNNLDDLLKTMADCKAATGKGVPVINLMKTEMGMGVDYMMGSHKWHGVAPNAQQLEVALGQLEETLGDY, encoded by the coding sequence ATGCCCTCCAAAGAAGAACTGAAACGCATCTGTTCGCAGACCCGAAGAGACATTGTACGAATGGTGGCTGCACCCGCTTCGGGACACCCTGGCGGTTCATTGGGTTGTGTGGAGTTCTTCGTTTCGCTCTACCACGAGATCATGAAGCCTGACGCGTCCAATTTTACGATGGATGGCAAAGACGAAGACGTGTTCTTTCTTTCAAACGGTCACATTTCTCCGGTTTGGTACAGCGTGCTGGCACGTTACGGTTATTTCCCAGTAAAAGAGCTCGCCACATTCCGTTTTCTGAACTCGCGATTGCAAGGTCATCCAACGACACATGAAGGATTGCCGGGCATCAGAATGGCTTCCGGTTCGTTGGGTATGGGGCTTTCGTGTGGCATTGGAGCGGCACTTTCCAAAAAGCTGAACGGAGAAGACAAATTGGTTTACACGCTTCATGGCGATGGCGAATTGCAGGAAGGTCAAATATGGGAGGCGGCCATGTTCGCATCAGCCAAGAAAGTTGACAATATCATTGCCACGGTTGACGTTAATGGAAGGCAGATCGATGGCGACACGGATGATGTGATCGCACTTGGCGATCTGAAAGCAAAGTTTGAAGCATTCGGCTGGAAAGTATTCTCATGCGATGGCAACAATTTGGATGACCTTTTGAAAACCATGGCAGACTGCAAAGCAGCAACCGGTAAAGGCGTTCCGGTGATCAACCTGATGAAAACCGAAATGGGCATGGGAGTTGATTATATGATGGGCTCGCACAAATGGCATGGCGTGGCACCGAATGCGCAGCAGTTGGAAGTGGCGCTCGGCCAATTGGAAGAAACTCTGGGGGATTACTGA